GCAGGCCGGCGCCGCAGGCGAGGCCCTTGGCCGTGGCGATGCCGATGCGCACGCCCGTGAACGAGCCCGGGCCGCGCCCCACGAGCACGGCGTCGAGGTCGCCCATCGAGAGGCCGGCGTCGGCGAGCGCCGCCCGCGCCGTGGTCACGAGCTCCACGTTGGCCTGGCGGCGGCACAGGTGGTCGCGCGCGGAGAGCACCGTGACGGCGCCGTCCGCAGCCACGCGCCCGACGGCGCAGGCAAGCATGTCCGTGGACGTGTCCAGCGCAAGGACGGTCTTCTCGGCGTTGTTGGCGGGGCTCTTCTCGCTCATGCACGGCTCTCTTCTGTCGCAGGCTTAACCGCTCCAGTTTAGTCGATGGAGGGGACACCTCCCTCCGTCACGAGTTGGCCGCATGCTCCACGGCGACGGCCTGCATGAGGCGTGCGAGCGGCCACGTGCGGTTGACCTTGGTGAGCAGCGCCTTGGTGCCCACCGTGCACCCCGCCTCGCGCGACCGCGCGAGAAACTCGTCCACCTGTTTGTTCGTGAGGCCGCACAGCAGCACGAACTCGTCGCACGCCGGGTCCGGCCCGTCGTAGGGGACGGGCGCCTGCCGCATCCCCGGCGTCCGCGCGAACGCGCCCGCCGGGTCGCCCAGCCGCTCGCGCGCCACCGTGCGCGCGACCACGCCCATCTCCCTCAGCACCGCCCGGACCGCCGCACCCCTCTCGGAAGAGGGGTCAAGCCCCCAGAGCACCGCGCACGGCACGGGCCCCGAGGGCTTGACCTTCTTCGATCCGGCGGCCTTCTTCCTAGGCCGGCCAGCCATTAGCCGAAGTAACGCTCGAGCAGGCCCTTGAGAGCCTTGCCGTGACGGGCCTCGTCGCGCGCCATCTCGTGGACGGTGTCGTGGATGGCGTCGAGGTTGTTCTTCTTGGCGCAGGTGGCGAGCTCAACCTTGCCGGCGGTGGCGCCGAACTCGCAGTCGACGCGCCAGGCGAGGTTGTCCTTCGTGGTAGCCTTCATGTTGGGCTCGAGCTCGGTGCCCAGCAGCTCGGCGAACTTGGAGGCGTGCTCGGCCTCCTCGTAGGCGGCCTTCTCCCAGTAGAGGCCGATCTCGGGGTAGCCCTCGCGGTGGGCGATGCGCGCCATGCACAGGTACATGCCGACCTCGGAGCACTCGCCGGTGAAGTTGGCCTTGAGCTGCTCGAGGATGTAGGCCTTGTCCTCGTCGGAGATGTCGGGGTTGTCCTTGACGGTCTTGTCGTAGATGCCGTACTCGTGCTCGGCGGCGAGCTTGAGCTCGCCCTCGACCTTCTCGAACTGGCTGGCCGGGGCGTGGCAGACCGGGCACTCCGCCGGCGGCTCGGCGCCCTCGTAGATGTAGCCGCAGACCTTGCAGACCCACTTGTCCATCGTGAAACCTCCTTGTTGTGTCGGTGGCGGGACTGCGTCCCGCCCCTCTCCTATGCACACGACCCGGCTCTCGCCTAGGCCGTTGATGCCTCGCAAGCCTGGCAGGCGGGGCAGACGCCGTCGAACTGCAGCGAGTGCCCCGTGATGCGGTAGCCCGTCGCCTCGGCAGCCACGTCGTCGACGCCGGCCAGCACGGGAACCATGACGTCATCCACGCGACCGCAGCAGGTGCAGCGCACGTGATAGTGCGCGAAGGCCTGGTGGTCGAAGCGGTCCGCACCGTTGTTGATGCGCACGCGCCCGATCGCGCCCTCGTCGGCGAGCCTTCCCAACGTACGATAGACGGTCGCCCGGCCGATGCTGGGGTGCTCCGCGTGAACGGCCTCGTAGACATCGTCTGCGGTGGGATGGTCGGCAAGCCGACGAAGCGCGCCCTCGATGACCTGGCGCTGCACGGTGTTTCTCGCTGGCATGTCCCACCTCCTCTGACTGGTGACATCATACCCTATTTGAGACTTAGTTTCAATTGAGAATCTGTCTAGAAAAATAACACGCAGAATCGAGGAATGCGGGAGAAATCACCTGCGGATATAGGAGACTTTACCTTTTTCTGCATGTTAACCGAGCGACGGCAACGGCGGGAAGCGGAGGAACGCGCGAGAAGGACGGCGGACACCGGCCCGATCGCGCCGCCGTCACAGGGTGGCGAGAAGCGCCTCTCCTCGCGCGTCGTGCGCGACCAGCCGGACCTCGCGCGGCGGCTCCTGGCCCGGCTCCGCGCGGCCGTCAAGGCGCGTCACGAAGACGTCCACGCGGGCGTCCCCCAGCTCCTCGGAGAACTGCTCGCCCCACTCGACGGCGCAGACGCCGTCCGCCCCGAGCACGTCGAAGATCCCCGTGTCCTCCAGCTGGTCGGCGTCGTCCAGGCGGTAGAGGTCAAAGTGGTAGAGCGGCATCTCGGAGCCCTCGTAGACCATCTCGATCGTGAACGTGGGGCTCGTGACGTCGTCCGTCACGCCCATGCCGGCCGCCATCCCCTTCGTGAGCTGGGTCTTCCCCGCGCCGAGGTCGCCCGTCAGCACGAGCACGTCACCGGGTCGCAGCGCACGCCCGATCTTCTCGCCCAGCGCGATCGTCTCGTCTCGCGACGAGGTCACGAAGCTCCTCTCGCCCATCTACGCCTCCGATCCGGCCGGGTGCTCCGCGAGCCAGGCGCCCACCATCCGCAGGTCCGCCTCCAGCAGCGGCTGCCAGTCGGCGTGATAGATGCACGCCGCCGGATGGAACGTCGGGCACACCACGAAGTGGCCGGTCTGGTAGAGCTTGCCGCGCAGCGACGTCACGCCGGCGTTCGTGCGGAGCACGAACTGCGAGGCGAAGTTGCCCAGGCACACGATCACGTCGGGCCAGATCGAGCGGATCTGCTCGCGCAGGAACGGCGCGCAGGCCTCGATCTCCTCGGGCTTGGGGTTGCGGTTGCCGGGCGGGCGGCACTTGACCACGTTGGCGATGTAGACCTCCTCGCGCGTGAGCCCCGCGAGGCCGAGCAGCGCGTCGAGCTTGTGGCCCGCGGCTCCGACGAACGGCTCCCCCTGCAGGTCCTCGTTTCGCCCGGGGCCCTCGCCGACGAACATCACGCGGGCGTGCGGGTCGCCCGTGCCGAAGACGAGGTTGGTGCGCGTGGCGCCCAGCGGGCAGAGCTGGCAGTTGCCCATGAGGTCGCGAATCTCCCGCAGCGAGACCTCGCGCGGGCCCTGGTGCTCGTGGCCGGGTATGTGCATGACGGACATGAGGTCGAGCCCCCTTCGCTCCGCGGCGGTGCCGCCCGCGGACCTCCCCTTACGTGTAGATCTTCTCAAGTCTCATCCCAAAGTCGCAGACGACCTCGTAGTTGATCGTGTTCCTCAGCCCCGCCATCTCCTCGGCGGTGATGCGCTCGTCGTCGTCGGCGCCGAGCACGGTGACCACGTCGCCGTACTCGACCGGGCGCGTCGGGCGATAGGAGCGGGTGGGGTTCACGTCCACGGCGAACATGAACTGGTCCATGCAGATGTTGCCCACCTGGCGGCAGCGCATGCCCCCCGTGATGACCTCCATGCGGTTGGAGAGCTCGCGTGCGAGGCCGTCGGCGTACCCGATGGGCACGGTGGCGACCTGGATGTTCTGCTTCGGCACGCGCCAGGTGAGGCCGTAGCCCACGCCGTCGCCGACGTTGGGGTAGATGGCGCGCGTCACGCGGCCGCGAACGCTCATGGCCGGCTCCAGGTCAAGGTAGGAGCGGGTGATCTCGGCCGGGTGGAGGCCGTAGAGGCCGATGCCCACGCGGCACATGTCGAAGTGGCACTCCGGGTGCATGACCGTGCCCGGCGTGTTGTCGCAGTGGACGAGGCCCGTGTCCAGGCCGGCGCCGCGAAGGGCCGCCACAACCTCGCGGAAGCGGTTGAGCTGCAGGGCGAAGTCCCAGTCGTCGGGCACGTCGGCGGTGGCGAAGTGCGTGAAGGTGCCGGCGCACTCGAGGCCGCGGTGAAAGTCGATCGTGCGGCGCAGCTCCACCGCGTCGGCGCGACGCACGCCGATGCGCGTCATGCCGGTGTCGACGGCCAGGTGATAGCGTGCGACCCGGTTCGCCGCCGCGGCCGCCTCGCCGAGCGCGAGCGCGAACTCCGCCGTGTAGACCGACGGCATGAGGTCGTACTCCACGAGCGTGCGCACGCAGTCGACGGGGGGCTCGGAGAGCACCAGGATCGGCCATCCCACGCCCGCCTCGCGCAGGGCGACGCCCTCGCCGACCGTGGCCACGGCAAACTGGCTCGCGCCGGCGGAGTGCATGACCTTCGCGCACGGGACGGCACCGTGGCCGTAGGCGTCCGCCTTGACGACGCACATGAGCTGGACGCCGCGCCCGAGCTGACGCCTGAAGGCGGTGGTGTTGCGCCTCAGCGCGGCGAGGTTGACCTCGACCCACGCCCAACGGCTCTCCGGCCCCTGCACCCTGTCCACGTGACCCCCTCCCGGCCTTCCCGCTACTCCTCGGGCGACGCCTCGGGGTAGGCGACGTGCTCGTCCACGGCGTCGGCCGCGATGCCGATCACGTCGATGACGTCGCCCGCCATGACGGCGCGCGAGCCCACCCGCCCCGTCGCGAGCGAGCCCGCGTAGGCGTGCACCTCGCAGACGTAGGCGGCGAGAAGCGCGAGGTCGAGCTCGGCCCCCTCCCGCGCGCGCTGCGCGAGCGCCGAGGCCATCATACCAGCAAGCACGTCGCCCGAGCCCGCCGTGGCGAGCGCGGCCGGGCCCGGCTTGGGGAGCACGGCCTTCTCGACGCTGACGCAGGCCGTCGCCGTCCCCTTGCTCACGACCGCGAGCTCGGAGCCCCCGTCGGCCCACACGATCTCTCGCGCGAGGGAGAGCTGCTCGACCAGCGAGGACGGGGCGGCGGCGCCGGTGCGGCCCACGAGCCGGCCGAGCTCGCCGCGATGCGGCGTCAGGACGAGCGGGGACGAGCGCCGGATGATCTCGGGGTAGGACGGAAGGGACCCGCTGGTGAGGCGAGCGAGGCAGTTGAGGCCGTCGGCGTCCACGACCAGGGGCACGTCGGCCTCGAGCAGGGCCGACACCACCGAGCACGACCCCGCGCTCACGCGCATCCCCGGGCCCACGAGCACGGCGGAGGCGCGCGAGGCGAGCTTTCTGACCACGTCGGCGGCGTCGGTGGTGAGCGTGCCGTCGGCGTCCTCGGCCAGCGGCACGACGGGAATCTCCACGAGGTGGGCCTGGGCGACCGCGGCGGCGGAGGCGGGCATCGCGAGCGTCACGTAGCCGGCGCCCATGCGCGCGGCGGCGCGGGCGGCCATAATCGCGGCGCCCGGGTAGCGGCGGGAGCCGCCGACCACGAGCACCGAGCCGCGGCCGAACTTGTCCACCGCCGCGGTGCGCGGCGCGACGCAGTCCAGGTAGTCGACGAGGTCGGTGCGCCAGGCGACCGGGTCCTCGTCTATGACGAGCCGCTCGGTCTGCTCCGCCAGCGGCGCCACCACGATGGCGCCCGTCACGTCTCGCCCGTCGTCGGCGAGCAGGCCGGGCTTCAGGGAGAGCATCGTCACGGTCATGTCGGCGACCACGCACGCGCCCTCGGCGTGGCCGGTCTCGGCCGCGAGGCCGCTCGGCACGTCGACGGCGACCACGCGGGCGGGGCACGCGTTCACGCACTCGATCCAGATGTCGAACGGGGTGCGGACCGCGCCGTGGAAGCCCGTGCCCAGCATGGCGTCGAGGACCACGTCCGCAGTGGCGAGAAGGGCCTCGAGCTCGTCGCGGGACGGGCCCACCAGGACCGAGACGCCCGCGCGCACCGCGCTCTGGGCGACCTGGCGGGCGAGGTCGCCGGCCAGCGCACCCGGCTCGATCGGGGTCACGACGGTGACGTTGACGCCGCGCTCGTGGAGCGCCTCGGCGGCGACCCAGCCGTCGCCGCCGTTGTTGCCCAGGCCCACCAGCACCGCCACGTTGTCCGCCCCGCCGAGCTCCAGCGCCTCGCGCGCGGCCGCCAGGCCGGCGCGGCGCATGAGCTCGGCCACGCTCACGCCCTCGCGGGTGAGCGCCACCTCTACGCGCTTGACGTCGTCTATGTTCAGCACAGGCTGCATGTTCTACCCCTCCTGCGGGTCTCTCAGCTCGTTCAGCTCGGCCTCCTGCACGCGCTCCAGCTCGTCCAGGACGGCGCGGGCCTCCCTGAACGAGCTCGCCAGGGCGCGCTCGGCCTCGCGGCGCGCGTCGGGCGCGGGCCGCACGTCGTCGGTCACCGCAATCGCGTTGGCCACGGCGACGTCATGCGTGTGCGAGATCGACAGCGCGATCTCGCGGATGCCCCGCTCGCGCGCCACCTCGGCCGCGCGGCCGCTGAGCAGCGCCCGCGGCCGACCCGAGTCGTCGCGCCCCACCGAGACGTCGCGGAAGCTCACGCCGTCCGCGAACCCCGTCCCGAGCGCCTTGACCACCGCCTCGCGCGCCGCGAAGCGCGCGGCGTAGTGCTCCGCAGGGCGCGCGCACCTGTCGCAGTACGCCCGCTCCTCGTCGGTGAAGACGCGCCGGGCGAAGTTGGGGCGCCGCTCGAGGACGCGCTCCATGCGTGAGATCTCCAGCATGTCGACGCCGATGCCTGCCGTCGCCATGACGCTACTCCACGGTGACGGACTTGGCGAGGTTGCGCGGCTTGTCGACGTCGCAGCCGCGGGCGCGCGCCACGTAGCGTGCGAGCATCTGCAGGTGGACCACCGCCACGATGGGAACGAGCAGCTCGTCGGTCATGGGCGGGATCCACAGCACGTGCTCGACGAGCGAGGCCACGGCCTCGTCGCCGTCGGTCGCCACGGCGACGCAGACGGCGCCTCGCGCGATGACCTCCTGGATGTTGGATACGGTCTTGTCGTGGACCCGGTCCTCGGGGACGATGGCCACGACCGGGAACCCCGGCTCGAGCAGCGCGATCGGCCCGTGCTTCATCTCGCCGGCGGGATAGGCCTCGGCGTGCAG
Above is a genomic segment from Olsenella timonensis containing:
- a CDS encoding DUF3783 domain-containing protein; amino-acid sequence: MAGRPRKKAAGSKKVKPSGPVPCAVLWGLDPSSERGAAVRAVLREMGVVARTVARERLGDPAGAFARTPGMRQAPVPYDGPDPACDEFVLLCGLTNKQVDEFLARSREAGCTVGTKALLTKVNRTWPLARLMQAVAVEHAANS
- a CDS encoding rubredoxin-like domain-containing protein, producing MDKWVCKVCGYIYEGAEPPAECPVCHAPASQFEKVEGELKLAAEHEYGIYDKTVKDNPDISDEDKAYILEQLKANFTGECSEVGMYLCMARIAHREGYPEIGLYWEKAAYEEAEHASKFAELLGTELEPNMKATTKDNLAWRVDCEFGATAGKVELATCAKKNNLDAIHDTVHEMARDEARHGKALKGLLERYFG
- a CDS encoding Fur family transcriptional regulator — translated: MPARNTVQRQVIEGALRRLADHPTADDVYEAVHAEHPSIGRATVYRTLGRLADEGAIGRVRINNGADRFDHQAFAHYHVRCTCCGRVDDVMVPVLAGVDDVAAEATGYRITGHSLQFDGVCPACQACEASTA
- the tsaE gene encoding tRNA (adenosine(37)-N6)-threonylcarbamoyltransferase complex ATPase subunit type 1 TsaE, which codes for MGERSFVTSSRDETIALGEKIGRALRPGDVLVLTGDLGAGKTQLTKGMAAGMGVTDDVTSPTFTIEMVYEGSEMPLYHFDLYRLDDADQLEDTGIFDVLGADGVCAVEWGEQFSEELGDARVDVFVTRLDGRAEPGQEPPREVRLVAHDARGEALLATL
- a CDS encoding uracil-DNA glycosylase family protein; translation: MSVMHIPGHEHQGPREVSLREIRDLMGNCQLCPLGATRTNLVFGTGDPHARVMFVGEGPGRNEDLQGEPFVGAAGHKLDALLGLAGLTREEVYIANVVKCRPPGNRNPKPEEIEACAPFLREQIRSIWPDVIVCLGNFASQFVLRTNAGVTSLRGKLYQTGHFVVCPTFHPAACIYHADWQPLLEADLRMVGAWLAEHPAGSEA
- the alr gene encoding alanine racemase, with protein sequence MDRVQGPESRWAWVEVNLAALRRNTTAFRRQLGRGVQLMCVVKADAYGHGAVPCAKVMHSAGASQFAVATVGEGVALREAGVGWPILVLSEPPVDCVRTLVEYDLMPSVYTAEFALALGEAAAAANRVARYHLAVDTGMTRIGVRRADAVELRRTIDFHRGLECAGTFTHFATADVPDDWDFALQLNRFREVVAALRGAGLDTGLVHCDNTPGTVMHPECHFDMCRVGIGLYGLHPAEITRSYLDLEPAMSVRGRVTRAIYPNVGDGVGYGLTWRVPKQNIQVATVPIGYADGLARELSNRMEVITGGMRCRQVGNICMDQFMFAVDVNPTRSYRPTRPVEYGDVVTVLGADDDERITAEEMAGLRNTINYEVVCDFGMRLEKIYT
- a CDS encoding bifunctional ADP-dependent NAD(P)H-hydrate dehydratase/NAD(P)H-hydrate epimerase; protein product: MQPVLNIDDVKRVEVALTREGVSVAELMRRAGLAAAREALELGGADNVAVLVGLGNNGGDGWVAAEALHERGVNVTVVTPIEPGALAGDLARQVAQSAVRAGVSVLVGPSRDELEALLATADVVLDAMLGTGFHGAVRTPFDIWIECVNACPARVVAVDVPSGLAAETGHAEGACVVADMTVTMLSLKPGLLADDGRDVTGAIVVAPLAEQTERLVIDEDPVAWRTDLVDYLDCVAPRTAAVDKFGRGSVLVVGGSRRYPGAAIMAARAAARMGAGYVTLAMPASAAAVAQAHLVEIPVVPLAEDADGTLTTDAADVVRKLASRASAVLVGPGMRVSAGSCSVVSALLEADVPLVVDADGLNCLARLTSGSLPSYPEIIRRSSPLVLTPHRGELGRLVGRTGAAAPSSLVEQLSLAREIVWADGGSELAVVSKGTATACVSVEKAVLPKPGPAALATAGSGDVLAGMMASALAQRAREGAELDLALLAAYVCEVHAYAGSLATGRVGSRAVMAGDVIDVIGIAADAVDEHVAYPEASPEE
- the acpS gene encoding holo-ACP synthase: MATAGIGVDMLEISRMERVLERRPNFARRVFTDEERAYCDRCARPAEHYAARFAAREAVVKALGTGFADGVSFRDVSVGRDDSGRPRALLSGRAAEVARERGIREIALSISHTHDVAVANAIAVTDDVRPAPDARREAERALASSFREARAVLDELERVQEAELNELRDPQEG